Genomic window (Gemmatimonadota bacterium):
ATCCGAGAGGCAGAGGTCGAAGAGGTGGCAGAGGTCGAGGGGGTAGGGTTGCGGTTGGCTGAGGTGATTTGTGAGGGGTTGAAATAATGTCTATAGAACAGATACAAATTGCCCCTGAGTTAGAACGGGCGTTGCAGCGGTTTCTCGATTCTGTGACGCTGGAGCGCGGGTTGTCGGATAATACGGCGCGTGCTTATGAGCGCGATTTGAGCCGGTATTTGACGCTGTTGACCGATTTGGGGATCCGCGCGCCGGATGAGATTTCTCAGACAGAGGTATCCGCGCTGTTGAATTTGCTTTCGGAGATGGGGCTGGAGGCGTCGAGTGTGGCGCGCAATTTGACGGCGGTGCGGATGTTTCACCGGTTTTTGTTGGGGGAGGGTCTCGCGCGCCGGGATCCGACGGAGCATTTGAAGCCGCCTAAGTTGGGGCGAAAGCTGCCTTCGGTGCTGAATATTTACGAGGTTGAGCGGTTGATGCTGGCACCGGATGTGGAGACGCCCCTGGGGTTGCGCGATCGCGCGCTTATAGAGATGCTTTATGGGGCGGGGTTGCGGGTGTCGGAGTTGATCGGGTTGTCGCAGGTGGATTTGTTGTTTGATGTGGAGGTGATTCGGGTGCTGGGCAAGGGCGGGCGCGAGCGGGTGGTGCCGATTGGGTCAGAGGGTATTGAGTGGGTGTCAGAATATTTGGATGCGGTGCGTCCTGGTCTGGTTAAGCCCCATACCGGGGTTGAGGTGTTTTTGAATTTTCGCGGTGGTCCGTTGTCGCGGATGGGCGTGTGGAAGGTGCTGAGGCAATACGTGGTGCTGGCGGGGTTGGAGAAGAAGGTGAGTCCGCATACGTTGCGGCATTCTTTTGCGACGCATTTGCTGGAGGGTGGCGCAGATTTGCGGGCGGTGCAAGAGATGCTGGGGCATGCGGATATTTCAACGACGCAGATTTATACCCATGTCGATCGGGAGTATTTGAAGGAGGTGCACCGGACGTTTCATCCGAGGGCATGAGGGGTGTGAAGAGGCCTCACACGAGCGGGGTACAACTGGCCGTCTCTCAGGCCAGTTCACGACATAAAGACACAAAGGTACGGAACGATAAAGGCACTCGTCATCGCGGCATGTTTAAAGCCGCGATCCAGAAAGTTAGGTGCTTTCATGACCTCTGCAAGAGGCGTGGTTTTATATTGCGGGAGAAATATTTTACCTTATTTTTTCCGTATTCGCAGTATTCGCAGTATTCGCAGTATTCGCAGTATTCGCAGTATTCGCAGAGAAAACCATTTTACAAGGGAGGCTGTTATGTTTCGAGATATTTGTCGCGTGTTCGCGTTGGCACTCGTGGCTGGTGTGATGTGGGGTAATGCACAGATCACGAGTTCTTCCGCGATGGCCGCCGATGACGAGGATGCGCTCACAAAAGCTTATGTAATGAAGGCCATTGAGCGTTACCAGCGCGATGGGCGGGAAGCCACACTCGCATACTACAGTAGCCGAGAAAGCATCGAAGGCGAGCGGTTCATGTATATCATTGATCCGCAACAAAGCGTCATACTGGCAAGTGGTTTATCCGCAGGCGTCGGTGCGCCCGCGCCCACCCTCGGTCCAGTCACTCCGGAAGGCATCTGGATGGATCATCAAAGTATTCATCCCATAACCCGACAGTTAGGCCCCAAGCGCAGCTTCCTCATTCGGCACGATGATCTCGTTTTCATGGCCGGGCATTTCACGTTGCAAGAAAATCTGGCCGACGTCACCCGCAATTACATCGCCAAAGCGATCGCGCACTACGACCGAGAGGGCCTGGAAGCGACCATCGCGTATTACAACAGCCGGGAAAGCGTGGATGGGCATTTTTACCTGTTCCTCATCGGGGCCGATGATCTCTACCTGGCGCATCCCATTTTCCCGCACCTGATCGGCACGGACATCAAGGACGTGGTGGGTTCGGACGGTTACGAACTGGGGAAGGAGATCGCCAAGGCGACCGCGGAAGGCCATTGGGTGGAATACCTGTGGCCGAATCCGGTAACACAGCGGGAAGAACACAAGGCGGCCTGGGTGGTGCGCCACGACGGGCTGATCTTCGCCTCGGGCTACTACACCTCGGACATCGAGGCGGGACCGCCGCCCTGGCAGGGTGCCGATCCGAGGGAGTACACCGTGGCGTACGTGCAACGGGCCATTGAACGCTACGAGCGCGACGGCCTGGAGGCGATGAAGGCCTACTACAACAGCGTGGCCTCCATTGAGGGCGAGTGGTATTTGTTCGCCACCGACGCGGACGACATCTATCACGTCCACCCGCTGATTCCCAGCCTGATCGGCACGGACCTCAAGGATGTGGTGGGTTCCGATGGCTACGAACTGGGCAAGGCGCTGGCCAAGGCGGAGGAAGGCGTGGGCGTTTGGGTGGACTACCTGTGGCCGCATCCTGTGACGCTGGCGGAGGTTCCCAAGGTGGGCTACGCCATTCGGCGCGATGGGATGATTTTCGCTTCGGGCTATTACCCTGCCCCAGAGAGTCCCGAAGCGGGCACCAAGGCATACGTGCAGGCTGCCATAGACAAGTACAAACAGGAGGGCCTGGAAGCCACCGTCGCCTATTACAGCAGCCGGGAGAGCATCGAAGGCCAATGGTCTTTGTTTCTGATTGACCAAGAGGACCTCGTCGTTGTCTTTCTTGTTGCGCCCGGAGCGGTGGGTCTCAACATCGAGAATATTAAGGTACCCAGCACCGGATTTGAACTTGGCAAAGAAATAGTGCGTGCGACCGAGGCCGGGCACTGGATTCACTACCAGCGGCCCCACGTGAGAACCGGCGTAATCCTGGATGCACATGCATGGGTGATTCGCTACGATGGCCTGATTTTCGGGTCGAGCTACTTTGGCGAACCGGCGGGCGATTGAGAAGCCTTTGTCTCGCATTATTACGCGCGAGCAGGCGACAAAACTCCATCGCTTATGGCTGCGTTTGAAGCGCAGCCATAAGTAGCTTTAACCGTTTTTGCACCACGCAATATTAGAGGATGTAATCATGGCGGAAGTCAGGCAGGTAAATGAGGGTATTCGCTACGAACCAGAGGACAAATGTCCCCGGTCTGTAGCCATACTATCTGCCGTTCAGATGGCATCGCCAAATATCGTCATGGTCGTGGTGTTTACGACTGTGGTCATTCGATCATCGGGCGAGACCGGGGCCTATTTGCCGTGGGCCGTGTTTATGGCCTTGATAACGTGCGGATTCACGTCAATTATTCAGGCTTTCCGTGGTCGAATTGGGACTGGACTTCTCATTTTGACGGGTTTCAATATCCCTTTTATTGCGATCTCTACGCTTGCCTTAGAAAAAGGCGGACCGGGCTTGCTGGCGATTTTGACCGTTGTCTCGACGCTCGTTCAGTTGGTGCTCACGATGTACCTTCCGCTGTTGCGCCGAATATTTACGCGAACCGTCAGTGGCACAATTGTGATGTTGGTCGCAGCTACGGCAGCTCCCTTCCTGTTTAACGATGTTGTGAAATCGACACAGGATTTGCCCGTTGATCGCGTTATCGCGACCCTGACAATATCTTTGCTTGTTGGGGTACTGATAATTTTGCGTGCGCCACAGATCTGGCGGCTGTGGATAGTCGGTATCACCATTTTGGCGGGTCTGCTTGTCGCAGTGCCTTTGGGGTTGTACGATAACAGCGGTGTGGTCGAAGCTGCCTATATCGGTTTTCCCGTTCCCGTCTGGGAAGGTTTGGATTTGACCTTTGGCGTTGAATTTTGGGGACTTCTGCCGGCTTTTATCTTTGTCGGTTTGGTGACTTTTGTGAAGGCTGTTGGGGATATTGGCGTGATCCAAAGAGCTTCGCACCGAGAGGTACAGGCACAGGATTTCAGAGTTGTTCAAGGCGGTCTCAATGCCTATTCCGTGGGCAATTTGATCGTGGGCTTTCTGGGCATTCCCTCTGCCACGACGCCCTGGGCACTCACTGCAACGTATGTCTCTCTTACAGGCGTGGCTACGCGGATAGTGGGTGTGTACATGGGGTTGTTTATGGTCGGGGTGGCATTTTTGCCCAAGTTGGGGGCTTTTCTCATTGCGATTCCGAGTCCGGTTCTGGCGGCTGTCTATATCATCGTATTTGGCGGGCTTTTCGTGGAAGGGGCAAAGGTGGCGTTCGATGATAAGATTGATCATCGCAAGAGTATCGTCATCGCGGTATCGATAATGGTTGGGCTTTCTTCTGGGAGTATTGCTGGATTTTTTGACGGGTTTGTGCACGAGTTGCTCGATAGCGGGGTTACGGTGGGAAGCCTGACGGTTATTGGCATGACGCTTTTGGTGGAGCTGACCGGTTCGCGGCGGAGAAAAATTCAAGTGCCGCTGGAGTTGTCTGCATTGCCCGCGATTGACGAGTTTCTCGTTGCGTTTGCCGAGAAATACGGTTGGACGGAGAGCGGGCAATACCGCCTGCGTTCGGTAGGGGAAGAGATGCTGGTGAGTCTTGTGACGCAGGATGAAAAGGAATCTTCCAGTACATCGCGGCAACTGATCATGGGTATTCGCATGGATGATGGGGTAGCAGAGGTTGAATTTCTGGCGGCTTCGGATGGCGAGAATATCGAAGACCAGATCGCGTATTTGGGTGAGGATGCGTATGCCGAGGATGATCACGAGTTTTCGATCCGGCTTTTGCGGCATTACGCTTCATCGGTGCATCATCGGAAGTATGAGGGGATCGATGTTATTACGGCTCGGGTGGAGAATGCGATGTGAAAGGCGGATAGACGAATAGACGAGAAAAGCGCGAATAGACGAATAGACGAATCAAGAAATCATCAACCTTACATATCAACCAACCCAATCAAAAGTGTCGTCATTGCGGCAGGGTGTTAGCCGCAATCCAGAGGTTTTGGGTGGTAGGGCGGGGTTCGTTGATGAACTGGCCTGAGAGACGGCCAGTTGTACCCCGTTCCGTTGATTCGTCTTTGCGTTCATAAGGTGAGAAATTTCGGATAGGTAGTCAGGTTTTCGAGGCCGTCTTCGGTGACGACGGCGAGGTCTTCGATGCGCACGGCGCCCCGGCCCGGGTAATAGAGGCCCGGTTCGATGGTGACGATGTGCCCGGCGCAGAGGGTGTCCGGGGTTTTGCCGATGCGCGGGGGTTCGTGGATTTCGAGGCCCAGGCCGTGACCCGTGCCGTGAAAGAATCCCTGCATGCGGCCGTCTATGTTGCCGGTTTCGAAGTTGCGGTTTTCAAATAGTTCTGTGAGTGCCCGATGGATGGCCTGGCCGTCTGCTTCTGCGCGGACGCTGTCGAGGACGAGGTTTTGTCCGGCGAGGACTGCGTCGTAGATGTTCTGGAGGTCGGCAGAGGGTTCGCCTTTGACGACGGTGCGGGTGAGGTCGGCGAAGTAGCCGGTGGTGTTCGAGCGGGGGAAGATGTCGATGATGATGGATTTGTGCGCGTGTAGTGGGCCGGTGCCTTCGTTGTGGGGGTCGCAGGCCTGGTCGCCACCGGCGACGATGGTGTGACCGGCTGTGTAGTCGCGTTCGAGGAGGAGAAATTTTATTTCGCGTTTGACGGTTTCCGATGTGAGGGGTTCGCCGTTGTGGTAGAGGAGGTCGCCGCGGATTTCCGAGTTGCGGATGAGGGTTATGGCGGCGTCCATTGCGGCTTCGGTGTGTTGTTGGGCTTCGCGGATGTATTCGATTTCTTCGGGGGTTTTGATTTCCCGGTCGGGCCAGTACGCGCCTTCTGGAAATGCCACTGTGTATCCGCGTTCGCGCAAGTCGTCTGCCGTGGCTATGGCAAAGGCGCGGGGGACGTTCAGGTGGGTGATGTTTTTTTCCCGTAGTACTTCGTGTAAGGCATCGATTTGAGAGGGTTCTTCATCGGTGTCCTTTTTTTTTGCTTTTTCCTGGTATTCGGATAGGGAGAGTACATGATCGACCTGGGCCTGGGCGCGCGCGCGGTCGCGTTCCAGGTCGGACATGAGGAGGTGTTTTTTTGCGCCGATTTGAAAGAAGATGAAGGGGTCGGGCGCGAGAAAGCGCGTGGCGTAGTACATGTCGGCGTCGGTTTCGCTGGCGGCTATCATGAGCCGCGCTTCAGAGGTACTCATTATCTATATCCTTATATTTTCAGGGACAGGAAACGACGGCCACCATCGCGCGTGATGACTGAAAATGCGGCGTTTTTTCCTTTTTTGAGTTTGGATACGGCGGTCTCAAAGTCGTGTACTGTTTTTATGTCCTGTTGAAAGGGGCTTTGACGCACGCCATAGATGATGTCGCCTTCGCTAAAGCCGGCGTTGCGCGCTTCGCGGGAGATGTCGGTGACGACCACGCCTGTGGTATTTTCAGCAATGCCGTATTCTTCGATCATTTTCGCGGTGATGTCGTGGACGGTGAGGCCGATTTCTGAGATGGATGCATTTTCTCGTTCTTTTTCGGGCGCGTCATCTGCACTGGCCAGGTCTTCGGGCAGGTGTTCGCCCAGGGAGACGCGCACGGTCAAGTTTTCGGTGTTGCGCCTGATGGCGAGTGTCACGGTGTCGCCCGGGTGTTTGCGGGCGACCAGGCTCTGGAGATGGTTGGGGCGATTGACGGGTTTACCATCTACTGAGAGGATGATGTCGCCTTCTTTGAGGTTGGCTTTTGCGGCCGGGGTATTGGGCAGGACAGCGTTGATGAGTACGCCTTTGGGACGGTCAAGGCCAAAAGCTTCTGCTGTGCCCGCATCTACGGAACCGAGGTTGATGCCGATATAACCGCGTTTGACTTTGCCGTGTGCGATGATGTCATCCATTACTTTTTTGGCGAGGTCTATGGGTACGGCAAAGCCATAGCCGATGAAGGATCGGTTGGATGTGGCAATGGCTGTGTTGACGCCGATGACTTCGCCGTTGAGGTTGACGAGGGCACCACCCGAGTTGCCGGGGTTGATGGCGGCGTCGGTCTGGATGAAGTCTTCGATGCTCAGGCCCCGCGGGTCGTTGATGATGTTGATGTCGCGGCCAACGGCACTCACGATGCCCGCTGTGACTGTGGATTTGAGGTTGAGGGGCGCGCCTACGGCGAGTACCCATTCGCCAATTTCAATGTCGTCTGATTTGCCAATGGTTGCGGGTTTTAGTCCCGTGGCGTCAATTTTGATGACGGCGATGTCGGTGCGCGGGTCAGAGCCGACGAGCTCGGCGTCGTATTCGCGGTTGTCGCTGAAGGTGACGGTGAGTTTTTCGGCGTCGCCCGCGACGTGGTGGTTGGTGAGGATGTAGCCGTCGGCAGTTATGACGATGCCCGATCCCGTGGTTTGCGGGTCTGGCAGGGGTTGTGGTCTTCGGTCTGGCCTTCGATTTGGCCGTTCTTCAAATTCAAAGGGGAAGGGGAAGCCGCGGCGGCGAGGCCTGTCCTCTGCACTGAGGGTGACGTTGATGGTTACGACGGATGGGGTGACTTCTTTGGCAATGGCTTTGAAGGCGGTGTTATACGCTTTGATTTGGGCAATGGCCTGTTTTTCTTCGGGTGTGAGTGCGGCTTCGCCCGTATAGGCGGGGGACAATAGCAGTGCGATGAGGCACAATAGCGCGATGGTGCGGTGTTTCATAGCGGGTACTCCTTTTGGGAATTAAGTGGTTTTGATTGTCATTGCGGCATGTCCCCTGCTTAAGGCATGCAGGGGCATGCGTTAGCCGCAATCCAGATTTTTTACCACTTATAAGTTATGCAATTTCTATTTTCGACGATTAGACCCACGACCCCGTCCGATGGTTCCGAAAATCGGAGGCAAACCCCCAGACTGGACCCCGTATAGAATCACTACGGGGTGACGATTGTCATCGCGGCCCCTGCTTAAACCATGCAGGGGCAGGCATGGTGTTGAGCCGCGATCCAGAAGGTTTTCTTGACTACTTTCTACAAATCGTATTGATCAATCTTCCTGTACAGCGTGCGTACGGCCATGCCGAGTAGTTTTGCCGTGCGTTCTCGGTGGCCTCCGGTTACGCGCAGGGCATTGGCGATGGCTTCGCGTTCGAGTTCTCGCAAGGGGCGTATGTCTTCTTCGGTAGGCTCAGGTTTAAAACCTGCACCTACGGTTTCTTTGATTTCTGTGTCTTCTATGGGTGTGTCATAGACGGGCAGGACGGGCGTTGGTGTATTTTGTACAGGCGTTTGCATGCTTTGCATCAAATAGGCTTTGAGTTCTTTGATGTCTTTGGCGACTTCGAGTATGGCCCAATAGAGCAGGTCGCGATCGGATTCTGCAGGTGTTTTGCCCGCGAGGACGGGGAGATAAGAGGGTTCTGTCACCGGGGATGTTTGGAGATATTGCGCGAGGTCCAGGGCGGATATGTGTCGGGTTTTGGATAGGACCATGAGGCGTTCGATGAGGTTGATGAGTTCCCGGACATTGCCCGGCCAGTGGTACTGTTGTAGCGCGTTCATCGCGTCGGGTGCGAATTCTATGGGGGGCATGCGCAGTTCGGCGCTTTGTTTTTGGATGATGTTTTGCGCGATGAGGGGGATGTCATTGGGATGGGTGCGCAGTGGGGGCATTTCGATTTCTATGACGC
Coding sequences:
- the xerD gene encoding site-specific tyrosine recombinase XerD, with product MSIEQIQIAPELERALQRFLDSVTLERGLSDNTARAYERDLSRYLTLLTDLGIRAPDEISQTEVSALLNLLSEMGLEASSVARNLTAVRMFHRFLLGEGLARRDPTEHLKPPKLGRKLPSVLNIYEVERLMLAPDVETPLGLRDRALIEMLYGAGLRVSELIGLSQVDLLFDVEVIRVLGKGGRERVVPIGSEGIEWVSEYLDAVRPGLVKPHTGVEVFLNFRGGPLSRMGVWKVLRQYVVLAGLEKKVSPHTLRHSFATHLLEGGADLRAVQEMLGHADISTTQIYTHVDREYLKEVHRTFHPRA
- a CDS encoding aminopeptidase P family protein, which gives rise to MSTSEARLMIAASETDADMYYATRFLAPDPFIFFQIGAKKHLLMSDLERDRARAQAQVDHVLSLSEYQEKAKKKDTDEEPSQIDALHEVLREKNITHLNVPRAFAIATADDLRERGYTVAFPEGAYWPDREIKTPEEIEYIREAQQHTEAAMDAAITLIRNSEIRGDLLYHNGEPLTSETVKREIKFLLLERDYTAGHTIVAGGDQACDPHNEGTGPLHAHKSIIIDIFPRSNTTGYFADLTRTVVKGEPSADLQNIYDAVLAGQNLVLDSVRAEADGQAIHRALTELFENRNFETGNIDGRMQGFFHGTGHGLGLEIHEPPRIGKTPDTLCAGHIVTIEPGLYYPGRGAVRIEDLAVVTEDGLENLTTYPKFLTL
- a CDS encoding Do family serine endopeptidase translates to MKHRTIALLCLIALLLSPAYTGEAALTPEEKQAIAQIKAYNTAFKAIAKEVTPSVVTINVTLSAEDRPRRRGFPFPFEFEERPNRRPDRRPQPLPDPQTTGSGIVITADGYILTNHHVAGDAEKLTVTFSDNREYDAELVGSDPRTDIAVIKIDATGLKPATIGKSDDIEIGEWVLAVGAPLNLKSTVTAGIVSAVGRDINIINDPRGLSIEDFIQTDAAINPGNSGGALVNLNGEVIGVNTAIATSNRSFIGYGFAVPIDLAKKVMDDIIAHGKVKRGYIGINLGSVDAGTAEAFGLDRPKGVLINAVLPNTPAAKANLKEGDIILSVDGKPVNRPNHLQSLVARKHPGDTVTLAIRRNTENLTVRVSLGEHLPEDLASADDAPEKERENASISEIGLTVHDITAKMIEEYGIAENTTGVVVTDISREARNAGFSEGDIIYGVRQSPFQQDIKTVHDFETAVSKLKKGKNAAFSVITRDGGRRFLSLKI